GTACAGTGCTTCAGTTCCGTTACCCAGCGGTTTCGAGTCGCGCAGGACTGCGTCGATTCCTAGCGGACAGAGGCGCACCTTGCACAGTCGCTTCGTGATCCGCAGTCGCACGCGGCGCTCGCACTCGCGCATCAGCcgcgccacctgcaccgACACGGCACCACCCGtcacggcgctggcagccgcctcgcGACGCATGgctgccggcagcagcccgGGCTCCAGGTCCGCGAtctcggcgacgccgcggtaGGCGGCCAGCGCGCCAGCGTAGTCGCCGCGCAGCATGTGCTCgaagccgtcgcagcagcagcgtgcgtacagctgccacgccgcgtcgccggccACGCGCCCGGGCAGAGCCTCGTacagcaccaccacatcGCCGTCCANNNNNNNNNNNNNNNNNNNNNNNNNNNNNNNNNNNNNNNNNNNNNNNNNNNNNNNNNNNNNNNNNNNNNNNNNNNNNNNNNNNNNNNNNNNNNNNNNNNNNNNNNNNNNNNNNNNNNNNNNNNNNNNNNNNNNNNNNNNNNNNNNNNNNNNNNNNNNNNNNNNNNNNNNNNNNNNNNNNNNNNNNNNNNNNNNNNNNNNNNNNNNNNNNNNNNNNNNNNNNNNNNNNNNNNNNNNNNNNNNNNNNNNNNNNNNNNNNNNNNNNNNNNNNNNNNNNNNNNNNNNNNNNNNNNNNNNNNNNNNNNNNNNNNNNNNNNNNNNNNNNNNNNNNNNNNNNNNNNNNNNNNNNNNNNNNNNNNNNNNNNNNNNNNNNNNNNNNNGTGCGTCCTGCGCGGCGCGGAGCCTCATCTCCTCCTGCCGCGTGGCACGCGGTGGCctcggctgcggtgccgacTGCGCAGCGGGGACACCATGCcgcgcagcgggtgcagggggcgccgctgctggtgccgccgccgcgctagCGTCTCCAGGCCCACGCGggaggtgtgcgcgcaccGCGCTGTTGAagtgcagcacgcacgcgtcgGGGCAGAGGCGATGCAGCGTGCCGTGGTGCGTGTGGCACAGCTCGTGCACGGCGGTGATGAATGCTGTCAGTGCGGCTGGTGTGGGGAAGGGGCCGCTGTTGGCGGTGTTCGCTGCTTGGGCCGTTTGCTCGGCCGCCGCGATGAGTCGCTGACCGCGAATCTGGCCAGACTCCTGTTCTTCGGCGAGgcttcgccgctgcagcgacgagaATGGGTCGGTGGTGGTAGAGGCTGTAGCGTTCATTGAGAGGTATACGACAGTCGAGAGGTGCAAGGACAGCTGCGGGCCTTTCAATTTCGGCGGCCTGCTATTATGGGTTAAGCATGAGAAGCGCCGCGTAGGGACATCGTCACTTTGGTGGGCAGAGCCGTCCGTGACACGCAGTCGCAACCCCTCCGGAATGAAGGCGTCGacatcgcgcagctgctgcatcgtcTTGTTGTGTGCCTTGATGAGTGCATCGACCTCCGTGAAGCGGACGAGCTTGCTGTCTCTCAGGTAATAGAGTTGGCGGTCGCCGTGCTCGACGCTGGCCAGCATGCTCGCTTGCACGCCGTTGAGCGGCTGCGAGATGGTGCGGTGAATGAGACGCCAGAAAATGAGGGTGAAGATGAGCACGGCGGCGACCATGATGCCGTTGCCCATATCGCGGATGAGCGTATGCGGCACGGTGATGTTCTCCTGCACGCTAGCGTAGACGAGAGGCAGACAAAGGCCTTTGGACGTCGTGTAGGTCCACGCGGTGACCATCGCGGGTGCGCCGTTGTGCTGGAAGCCAACAGTACTCCTGCTGGCCTcgctctgcagctgtgcgaggTCGACGTGCTGGAGTGCGGCGCGCATGAGCGGATCACGGACATCGCTGGCCTTAAGGTAGGTAACACTGGTGTTGACCAGCGGCGTGTGGATGACGGAGCTGATAAAGTGCTGGCCCCAGTTGTTAGACATGATGGCGGGGTCGGCGTCGGTGAGGGTTTGGTTAACGAAGAGTGCGATGCGGGCACCGATGTGGTGCGTGCCGTCGGGCTCGCGTAGAAGCCTCGAGCCGTTGATGTGCAGGAGAGCGTAGTCGGTGATGGGGGTGGTCACCGGCATGGTAGGGCTCCCGTACACCATGCCGACGGGTACGTTGAGCTCCATGAGGTGCGGAAGAATGGGATTCACACGCCACGCGTTGCGGATGTCGATGTCGGGGTTTCGGCCGGCCGCGAGCTCGTTGACGAGCGCAAAGATGGGGACGGCATTCATATTCTCGTCTATAAAGTTCGAGATGTTGCGCACTTGAGGTGGCCACTCCATCGCCATGCGCAGCGGACGCTGGAAGCGATAGGTATCCTTGTCGACGTAGTTGGTGGCGTTGACGGTGTGGTTGTAGGATACATACCCGAAGAGGATATCCGTCAACGCGTCGTCAGTGAGTCCGTGCATGCAGGTGATCGTCTCTCGGAGCTCGTGGGAGACTAAAGATAATGCGGCGAGGAGCATGTCCTTGTCGTACCCCGAGAGGATGGAGCAGAGCGTGGCGAGCGTGTCTTCGGACTGCATCTGAAATGGGTAGCGCGCCTGCAGTAAGATCAGGTCGGCGGCCATGTTGTACACGGCACTTATCTGCTGATCCAGCCGCTTTCTGATGATGTTCGCGTGAACGTGGTGCAGCGTGCGCCACGATTCGAGCACCGCAGCGGAGACGATTGTCTGtgtgacgacggcgctgcagataCCGACagtggcgaggagggcgaagaagaggatGGACCAGAGGATGTCGACGCGGCACAAGAAGTCGAGCCATGCAGCGCGCTTCGAGGCGCGGGGCACATTCTGCTTGTTCGCGTACAGCCGCGGAAGCGTCTCTGCTCGCGGTTCTTTACTGCAAGAAGCCCACGCTTCGGTGTGCAGCGTGGCGTGGAGAGGGGGCTCCATGGTGTGTTGAACGAGCAGCAGAGGGCTACGGTAGTGAAGAATGGAAAAGCAGCAAAGGCAGGAGTGGCTGGTGTTGCGGACGCGTGCGCGGATATAGATGCCCACGCGTGGATGCGACTATGCTATGTGGGCAATGAGGCTGCGTCCTCGATAGAGAAATGCCTGAAGTTGAGCAGCGAAGAGAGGGCCGAAAacgggaggagggagagagggagggcgcaaGGCAATGTGGCGCAGCTTGAGGGAGAAAACTGTGGCGGACGGCGCGGGACACACCGAGGCGATCAACAAGAGAGTGGCAAAGGGCCCGTTTGTGCTGCGTGACGGCGCGTGGGAGCAGCAcgactcccctccccttcccctccccacacacagactACGCGCCTCCAGAGCGCCTCGTGCACAACTGTGCTTACTAGGTGCCCGATCCCCCGAGCCGAGTGCTGCATGGACTTACCTTCTCATGTGTCGTGGTGTAGACAACGTTATGCAAGGAACGCGAACTTGCGACAGTGGAGAACATTGCCACTAGCCGATTCCATCAGAGGCCTAAGGAAAaagcgggagggggagcgagagagaggcgggaaAGGAAATACATACAactatacatatatacacacatatatatttATATAGGATGTATATGCACGCAACATCAGCGGAAACGTGCACGCCACATAGTCGCATAAGGCACTACAGCATAAGCCTCAAGAACAGAACACGGCaaccccgccccgccccccaAAAAAGCAGCGATGAGGaccgtttcttttttcctcttGGCGACACTGCttgagcgcgcgcgctttcATTGTGTCGCTGGCGTTGAGACGCAGTGTGCGGGGGTGTaaaacaacacacacgcacgaaaaaaaatatatgatgcacgtgcgtgtggatGTGGGGAGGGCGGTGATGGAGCATAAAGAGGCGGAAGGAAAAGGGCGCCGGAAAACCGTCCCCATTGTGGAGTAGACACCGCCGCACAAAGACACAGGGGAGAACGGCAAAAAGGTGAACGAGACGAACCAGCcccaaacaaacaaacaaacgaTAACAACTAAACGACCATACGAGCCCACTCGTGCGATGGGAGCTGAGTAGAGACAGCTCAAGGGACCAGATGAGCCGGGcgatgaggggaggggaggggggaggagagcgaaagagaagGTGACGCAGAACGCCGTTAAACGACTCCACAGCAAAACCCAGAACGCCCTCGATGCGCCATGTGACCCAATAGACAACAATAATGCTAATCGCTTCGAAACGACAACGGGCTGCAGCTGTGTAGAAAAAGGCAGTGTAGGCACGTGCATCTGTGCTCATGTGTCTGTGGGCATCGGTATACGACAAAGAGATAGAGAGTGCAGTGGTACGTCCGCTGCAATGGTGACGAGCACCCTCCATTCCTGATATCAttgatggtggtggtggtggagcggGATGCTGCAGGGGCACTCTGGCAGGCCTTCTGGCAGAACCGCGGTATAAAAAAAATGGAGACCCAAGCAACACATGTAGTGAATACATAAATATGTATGCATAGCCTGTCATTCCACCTCGAGCAAGCCAGCAAATGTATACGCATTCAACCACAGCCCACCTACCTCTGTCGCACTTTGGCTAAATCCACGTCGTCTCGGATGAGCAGCCCTGCCGCCGAGTCTGTCCATGCACCTAAAGGGttcttctcctctttcctcgtcccttcctcGAGTACGTGCGGCGCGATCGGCGTCACACGGACATGGCTGGACTGC
This window of the Leishmania donovani BPK282A1 complete genome, chromosome 31 genome carries:
- a CDS encoding protein kinase-like protein: MEPPLHATLHTEAWASCSKEPRAETLPRLYANKQNVPRASKRAAWLDFLCRVDILWSILFFALLATVGICSAVVTQTIVSAAVLESWRTLHHVHANIIRKRLDQQISAVYNMAADLILLQARYPFQMQSEDTLATLCSILSGYDKDMLLAALSLVSHELRETITCMHGLTDDALTDILFGYVSYNHTVNATNYVDKDTYRFQRPLRMAMEWPPQVRNISNFIDENMNAVPIFALVNELAAGRNPDIDIRNAWRVNPILPHLMELNVPVGMVYGSPTMPVTTPITDYALLHINGSRLLREPDGTHHIGARIALFVNQTLTDADPAIMSNNWGQHFISSVIHTPLVNTSVTYLKASDVRDPLMRAALQHVDLAQLQSEASRSTVGFQHNGAPAMVTAWTYTTSKGLCLPLVYASVQENITVPHTLIRDMGNGIMVAAVLIFTLIFWRLIHRTISQPLNGVQASMLASVEHGDRQLYYLRDSKLVRFTEVDALIKAHNKTMQQLRDVDAFIPEGLRLRVTDGSAHQSDDVPTRRFSCLTHNSRPPKLKGPQLSLHLSTVVYLSMNATASTTTDPFSSLQRRSLAEEQESGQIRGQRLIAAAEQTAQAANTANSGPFPTPAALTAFITAVHELCHTHHGTLHRLCPDACVLHFNSAVRAHLPRGPGDASAAAAPAAAPPAPAARHGVPAAQSAPQPRPPRATRQEEMRLRAAQDA